The region ATGTGGCAAGTCATCTTCGGACCCCCCGGACCCCTTCATTAGAGAGCGGCCATGCGCGAGCCAGACAGGACCTCCATCCAGCGACGCGACATTCTGACCGGAACCCTGAAAAGGGACGGCGAAGTCGAATCACGCTTCATCCACATCTCCAGCGCCATCGTCACGACCCGGCCCGAAAACGCGGCCGCCCTTGCCCGACACCTCGCCACCCTGCCGGGAACCGAGGTCCACGCCGTCGAGGGCGCCAAGATCGTCCTGGTGCTGGAGGGTGGCTCGGTGGGCGAGATCGGCGGGCGCATGGCCCAGATCTCGGTCATGGAGGGGGTGTTTTCGGCCAATCTGGTCTTTGAACAGATCCTTCCCGCTGACGAGAACGAGGCGCAGGCATGACCATCTCACGGCGCGAATTGCTCAAGGCGCAGGCGGCGGGGATTGCCGCGCTGGCTGCCAATATCCCGCTGTCCTCGCAGGCGCAGCCTGTGCCCGGCGGCGTCGAATCATTGCAGATCAACTGGTCCAAGGCGCCCTGCCGCTTTTGCGGCACCGGCTGCGGCGTGATGGTCGGCGTCAAGGAGGGGCGCGTCGTCGCCACCCATGGCGACCTGCTGGCCGACGTCAATCGCGGGCTGAACTGCGTCAAGGGCTATTTCCTGTCCAAGATCATGTATGGCGCCGACCGCCTGACCCAGCCGCTTTTGCGCAAAAAGGACGGGGTCTATGCCAAGGACGGAGAGTTCACCCCGGTCAGTTGGGAAGAGGCCTTTGACACCATGGCCGAACAGGCCAAGCGCGTGTTGCGGGAAAAAGGCCCCACTGCACTTGGCATGTTCGGTTCCGGCCAATGGACCATCTTCGAAGGCTATGCGGCGACCAAGCTGATGCGGGCGGGGTTCAGGTCAAACAACCTTGATCCCAATGCGCGGCATTGCATGGCCTCGGCGGCCTATGCCTTCATGCGCACCTTCGGCATGGACGAGCCGATGGGCTGCTATAACGATTTCGAACACGCGGACGCATTTGTGCTGTGGGGTTCGAACATGGCCGAGATGCATCCGATCCTGTGGACGCGGCTGACGGACCGGCGGCTGGGGCATCCGCATGTCAAGGTCGCGGTGCTGTCGACATTCACCCATCGCAGCTCGGATCTGGCGGATATTCCCATCGTCTTCAAGCCGGGCACCGATCTGGCGATCCTGAACTATATCGCCAATCACATCATCCAGACCGGCCGGGTGAATCAGGATTTCGTCGATCGCCACACCACCTTCGTGAAGGGCGCGACCGAGATCGGCTATGGGCTGCGCCCGGACGATCCGCGCGAACTGGCCGCACGCACGGCCGAGGACCCGGCGGCGACCACGCCCTCGACCTTCGAGGAATTCACCGAACTGGTCAGCGAATACACGCTGGACAAGGTGGCCGAACTCAGCGGGGTCGAGGCGGGCTTTCTGGAGCAACTGGCCGAGCTTTACGCCGACCCGGATCGCAAGGTCATGTCGCTGTGGACCATGGGTTTCAACCAGCACGTGCGCGGCGTCTGGGCCAACCAGATGATCTATAATATCCACCTGCTGACCGGAAAGATCTCGGAACCCGGCAACAGCCCGTTCTCACTGACCGGCCAGCCCTCGGCCTGCGGCACGGCGCGCGAGGTGGGCACCTTCGCCCATCGCCTGCCCGCCGACATGACCGTGACCAA is a window of Paracoccus methylovorus DNA encoding:
- a CDS encoding chaperone NapD, coding for MREPDRTSIQRRDILTGTLKRDGEVESRFIHISSAIVTTRPENAAALARHLATLPGTEVHAVEGAKIVLVLEGGSVGEIGGRMAQISVMEGVFSANLVFEQILPADENEAQA
- the napA gene encoding periplasmic nitrate reductase subunit alpha encodes the protein MTISRRELLKAQAAGIAALAANIPLSSQAQPVPGGVESLQINWSKAPCRFCGTGCGVMVGVKEGRVVATHGDLLADVNRGLNCVKGYFLSKIMYGADRLTQPLLRKKDGVYAKDGEFTPVSWEEAFDTMAEQAKRVLREKGPTALGMFGSGQWTIFEGYAATKLMRAGFRSNNLDPNARHCMASAAYAFMRTFGMDEPMGCYNDFEHADAFVLWGSNMAEMHPILWTRLTDRRLGHPHVKVAVLSTFTHRSSDLADIPIVFKPGTDLAILNYIANHIIQTGRVNQDFVDRHTTFVKGATEIGYGLRPDDPRELAARTAEDPAATTPSTFEEFTELVSEYTLDKVAELSGVEAGFLEQLAELYADPDRKVMSLWTMGFNQHVRGVWANQMIYNIHLLTGKISEPGNSPFSLTGQPSACGTAREVGTFAHRLPADMTVTNPEHRKHAEEIWRVPEGIIPEKPGMHAVEQDRALHDGNLNFYWIQVNNNLQASPNSSGEAWPGYRNPENFIVVSDAYPTVTTLAADLILPAAMWVEKEGAYGNAERRTHVWHQLVNAPGDARSDLWQLMEFSKRFSTDEVWPEDILAANPDYRGKNLFDVLFRNGVVDRFPVSGMDPDFANQESHDFGFHVQKGLFEEYAAFGRGHGHDLAPYDTYHEVRGLRWPVVEGRETCWRYREGFDPYVEPGTGVQFYGNDDNKARIIAVPYEPPAESPDDEYNIWLVTGRVLEHWHSGSMTMRVPELFRAFPGAVCFMNPEDARGMGFNQGTEVRIVSRRGDIRCRIDTRGRNRMPRGVIFVPWFDASKLINRVTLDATDPISKQTDFKKCAVKILSV